A window of Candidatus Nitrospira allomarina genomic DNA:
CGTGAAGAGGGAGGTAGGATTATTTCAAAATCCACAAAAGAATCGCGGCAAAGAGAATGAGCCACCACCGTCCACTCAACGAGAGTTTTTCTCCCTCGCTTTGGTAATAAAAACGTTTGTCCATCTCATATCTCCTCAGTTGATGATTTTCAAAATACAGGGGTATGTTCATGCTGACCATTACACTTAGGACCTACATTCCAGGCAGGAGCTATTGTGGGATGGGCCTTTCCACAATGAACAATTTGGTTAGAAAAAGAGCCTGCCCCTAATGTGGGTCAGGCTCTTGGGGGGCCAACGAAAGTAAGCTTGGTTTTTTTCTGTTAGAGCCTTGTTCTCCTTCTCCCTGTGATTCCGAGTGCATTGTTATTACTCTAGGGTTGAATGTCCCAGGAGGGGGAAACTGTATCCGGAGAGCCGATTCCAATCAGGGCTACTCCATTCATCAGCCAGACTTTCACCTCCCCGGTAATCGTATTTTTCAAGACCACGTCCGCTTTCCCCATCTCCATTTATATCCCCCACCTGCTCAATCTTCCATGCCGAGGCGATGCCGCCCAACACTTTAGACGACGCAATAGAGGTCCCATTCATCAGCCAGATGGCCAAGATGTCGCTTGTGTCATTCTTCCAGATAAAGTCGGCCTTCCCATCGCCATTGAAATCCCCAACACCCTCAATTTTCCAATTCGTGGAGGTGCTGCCGGGAAAGCCCGTGCCGGTCACAGTGATCCCATTCATCACCCACACGGCCACGGCCCCATTGCTGCCGTTACGCCAGATGACATCGGCCTTGCCATCCCCCGTCACATCGCCGGTCCCCGCAATCTGCCAGTTGAGCGGTACTCCGCCCGGGAAGGCAACCGAGGCCATGGCGGTCCCATTCATCAACCAGATGGCTGTGTTGCCGTTACTGCTGTTGCGCCATATTAGATCGGCTTTCCCATCGCCGTTGACATCCCCGACGGCCTGAATAACCCAGGCAGTCGGCGCACTGCCGGGAAAACCTGTGGACGTCACGGTCGTGCCGTTCATCACCCAGATCGCCACCGAGCCGTTGGTACTATTGCGCCAGATGACATCGGCCTTGCCATCCCCTGTCACATCGCCGATCCCTGCGATCTGCCAGTTGAGCGGCACCCCGCCTGGGAACCCGATCGAGGCCCGGACTATCCCGTTCATCAACCAGATGGCCGTGCTCCCGGTGTTTGTGTTGCGCCAGATTAGGTCGCCCTTCCCATCTCCATTGAGGTCATAAGGCGTATGTATGGGTAAAACAACAGGAGGAGGGACAGTCCCACTCCTGGTATCTGTTCCCGTCTGAATCCATTGACAGGTATCTCCCACGAGATCCTGACCGGCAAGCGTGTAGGTCAAGGTATTTCCTACAAGGGAAGCCGTTAAAGTGGCTGTGCCGCTATACCAAAACCCGCCGTTGAGGGTAACCACGTAAGGACATGACGCATTCACTGTCCCATTCGCTGATACGGTTCCTGAACAGGTCACTGTTTGTACAACGGTAATTCCGTTATCAACCACGGTATCCACCTGTGTTACGTTCCAGTTGGAACCAGTTTGGTTGGTAATACCATAGGTATCTCCCCCAGGATCACTGAAAGGTCCATTATCATCCGGATCCTGACATCCCGTTACTGAACCACTACTCGGGCCATCTTTCCAGGTGCCTCTAATATCGGGCACTGTCCCCGCATGCAGGCTCTCCATGGTCAAAGGCAAAAAAAGTAACCCATTCGCTAAACCCACAATCACTAATAAACATGTCCAATTTTTTTTCTTCATGTGAAATGCCTCCTGTTGAATACCTAACAGTCGCTTTCCACCATTGAATCTGAAATAAGCAAAAAATAAACCTTTTGAAGAACACTATTCTTATGGGCATTAATTTCTTGTAGTAATGCACCCTTGTGGAAGGGGAAGCATGAAAAGACGACCTGTCGCACAAGGAGTCTTTTGTAGAAAAAATGTCCAAACCATGAGATTACTTTGTCCCACTACTGCCCCTCTATCTCCTACGACAGTTAGCGTTCACATCTTCCTGGTTGGATCCCGTCCATTAGTTTCTTGCTATCCCCCATTAAAAGGGTAGTGCTAGATTTTTCTATCACGATCATTAAGGGAAACAACAAAATCATTCCAACCTGGGTTTAATCCATTATGAAAGGGTGGAAGGAGAGGGCCAGACATTGCATTACTTTCGAAAATCTGATGGCAAGATTGTTTGAAGGATTGCAGAAAAGGGCGTCTTACCTTAAGAAGCTGCCGAAGGGCTGCGAGGTCTAACCCACCGGGCATTGCCAGCCCCAGGATTTGATATCCTAACCATTGTAATTCATCGGGCATTCGCCCGTTCATCAAGGGCATTGGCATATCTAGCAAAATTCCGGCGACTGTATGATTCATGCTCACATCCCGGCCTTCCCGTCCATTTTTCGCACCACAGACGTGATATCCCCAATCTTCAAGGACAGTTTTGAATTACCCTGCCAATGAAGGTTTATCTTCAACCACCCAAACACCCGGCCGGTGTTCCCGGCATGCAAGGAATCATTCACGGAATTATGTGTTGAATTTATGGTGTTCATTCCTGGATTTTCCATTGCACTTGTCCTATGGGGAGAAAGAGACCACCGGTGCTTGAGAAAAAGTCATTCTTTCGGCTTGTTCCTATGCATCTGGTAGCGGGTGTTCGGGACTGCGGGTTCTTCAGCATTTTTCTTGGAGCATGGGGAACAAATTTTGGGAATTAATTGTCTGGAAAATTACTGGAAGCAATGTGGAAATGTATTGCTCACCTCTACGGAGTTTTTAGGCTGTAGCCGGGTTTCTTGCTCAGCAAATCAAGAGTTGCGGGCATAGGTATTCCAAGAAATTGGTGAGGGTAACTTCAGTGGAGATCTTCCGCCCTTTCTAAGGCTGGAAATGGGGATTGTTCACACATAAGGAGTCTGGGGTTGAGCCTCCACAGCTTCTTTTTCAGATTGATAGATAGGAACAATTTCGGAGAGGTGGGTCGACTCTAAAAGATCTTTAACCGTCGGTTGCGGGCTGACGATACTGAGGTGCACATGATTGGGTCTCATCTTGTGATACCAAAGGAATAATTGTCCTAATCCCATTGAATCAATCCAGGTAATCTCAGAAAAATTTAAGATAATATGTTGACAGCCCATTTCCTTTGCTCCGAGGATGGCGACTTCAAGTCCCACCTTGGAACTGGCGTCAAAACTTCCCGAGAGGTCCAGTATTTTTGTGTTGTGCTGACAATGCTCTCTAACCGCAAGCATGGGTACTTCCTCCCCTCTTTCTTTTAATTCCCTTATGACTGAAATTAATTGTCTGATACTGTCTGGGCCCATCATGAATAAATCTTGGTGATATTTTCTTGATAGTTGACGCTCCCAGGAGATGGGCATCAATTCCCCAGACAGGTTAATTGAGAATACGTATCCTCCATCGCGAACTCCGACAATGAAAAAAGGGGAATTCGTCTAATTGCAATAGAATTGGCATTCCTTCCGCTTGCCGAACTGCATGGACTTTCTTCCGTCTACATAGTCTGGTTCAAGGCCAAGATGCCTGGCCCATATGCCAAATTTATGGGTATTCTCCGTGTGTCGGGTAGGAGCATCGGCGTTCTGATTGAAATGATCAGTCACAATGGAGAATCTCCTGTTGAACGAAGCATATGAAAATCTGGTATTTCGTAAAGGGTCCGGTTTCGGCGGTCGTCTTAACCGGGGAATGAGCGAGAAATAATCTCAGGCGGGAAATGAACCTTGGGCAATCACAAGAAAAATCTCCAGAAAAAATGACCGGACATTTCTCCTTGATTGAATTGTGGCCCCTCACACCAGAATTGGCCTATCCGGAGTTTCTCACTATCCACGACCATCTAAATACCAACCAGGTGCTTTAACCATCAAAAGTTCCAAGGATGGGTGGGCCTGTTCCTGCCCAACGAATTGACGCGTTCAGGAAAGAAAGGGTATAAGGCTGGTTGTTCCAGGATAAAGAGAGGTTGACCACTTACCAGTTTTTAAAATTTCACCCCATAAAATTAAGACATGAAAAGTTAATAAATGGTAGAGTAGACTTCCACCAAGACTAAGAGGGGGGACGGTTGTTCCGGGTTAGCATTAATTTCAGGCTAGTCAATTGACCCTGCTTGACGAGCTCTCCTAACTTAATGAAAATGCAAAATAAGCGCCCGTAGCTCAATGGATAGAGCACTTGACTACGGATCAAGAGGTTGCCGGTTCGACTCCTGCCGGGCGCACCATCTTCGGTTTTTCATTTTTAGAATCCCACCCGTGTTTTTTCCAAAATCTTGACGTGTTGATTTGCTGCGACCAAGCTTGAAGTGCCTCCAGGCATTTTTCACCTGAGCCATTTGCTTGCTCTTGTTCGTATTGGCTGTCGAAGAGTCTTTCTTAATCCCGATCCTTCACTAGCCTACCGAGGAAGTTTGGTAAATTTGGCGTAATAAAGGAATCCAAATTCAGATCTGCCTTATCCATAAAATTTTCTAACCTCTGAAAGGCGATAAGGTGCTTGAATCCCTTGGCGTTTTGCTGCTGGGGGAGTCTGGGAAATTTGTTGCACAGGTCGGTCAATTTGGCGCTGACTTTTTTCAGATGCGGTGTGGAGTAGAGGTAGAAAAAAAACGACTTCCAGAATTTTTTTGATTCATGTTTAAAAAATCAGAAGAGTCTCAGGTAAAATTATCAGACATGGTTTCTACCACGCTGAAATATCCACATGTGATTCATTCTGCGGTGTGAGCGCTTGGACTCAGTTGCCAGAGGCTCCAGCTCAGCATTTTACGGAGAGCCATCATGTCAGGACTGGTGGAAGGATTTGTCCAGCTTTTCAGGTTAAGTTTTTCCAAAGGTTGAATCGCCCGTCGGTCCGCAAGGTTTCCAAGGCCTTTGACGGCTTCCGTTTGTATCTTGGGCTCTTCTGTATCCAAAGCTTTCATGAACTGAGTGAATAAGGCGGGAGCATTGCTCTGCGTGGCAATGACGCCCAAGGCTTGAATAGCGGCCAATCTATGGTCTGGGTTAGTGGAGGATTCCAGAAATGAAGCCAAGGCAGGGATAGCCTTTTCTCCTTGTTGCCCAAGGGCCAATAGTGCCGTCGGCGTCAGGGCAGGGTCGGTGAGGGCCTGCTTCAGAGTTTCGAAGGCTTGATCGGAAGGCAAAGTTCCCAAAAGTTTGAGGATTGTCGTTTGTCGGTCAATATTGTCGGAGGATTTCTGAAAGAGCATCAGCAATCTGTCGACTTGTTCCCATTCAGCCACTAGATACAATGGAAAATCATCCTGTTGAAGCCGGGTGTTTAGAGCAGTCATTGCGAAGGTTCCCGTATTCGAGGCTCCTGCGATTTCCGCAGCCTCACTTGTATCTTCAAATGGAGTGTGAACATCCCAGCTCCAAGGAGGAAATTGTTCTCCATAACGGTAAGAAATATGACAGGCAGGGCCTTTCCATAACCGCGAAGTAAGGGCCGGACCAGTATTCCGATGTTGACTTGGGCCGGTGAATGTCTGTCGTTCTTCGCATTTCACCCGTATGACCGCATCGTGAGGTTCTTCTGGAGTAGAGACGATGGTAAATCCTGTCTCGGCCAATCGGTCGGTGACGGTCTTTGTGATAGCCGTGGAATCCTGGAGTCCTCGCTCCGTGAGTGCGATGGTTTCGACCACTAAAACTTGGGCTGTTATAAGGGGATGAACCGGATGAGCCTCCAGTGGTGTTTGTTGAGCCCAAGACGGTGAGGAAAGACCCAGCAGACAGGAAATTCCGCCGACTATTTGCCAAAAGACGAACAGGGGTGTGAAGAGGGTGCTCATATTGGACGGACCTTAATGTTCGGGTGAATGAAAAAAATGAATTGTGTCGTACACCAATCTACTCTGTCCTTGAAACCGTCGGTAAGAAGGAAAAAAGGGGGGGGTCTTTTAGGGAGAATCTGCGGTC
This region includes:
- a CDS encoding STAS domain-containing protein; protein product: MLAVREHCQHNTKILDLSGSFDASSKVGLEVAILGAKEMGCQHIILNFSEITWIDSMGLGQLFLWYHKMRPNHVHLSIVSPQPTVKDLLESTHLSEIVPIYQSEKEAVEAQPQTPYV
- a CDS encoding FG-GAP repeat domain-containing protein, with translation MKKKNWTCLLVIVGLANGLLFLPLTMESLHAGTVPDIRGTWKDGPSSGSVTGCQDPDDNGPFSDPGGDTYGITNQTGSNWNVTQVDTVVDNGITVVQTVTCSGTVSANGTVNASCPYVVTLNGGFWYSGTATLTASLVGNTLTYTLAGQDLVGDTCQWIQTGTDTRSGTVPPPVVLPIHTPYDLNGDGKGDLIWRNTNTGSTAIWLMNGIVRASIGFPGGVPLNWQIAGIGDVTGDGKADVIWRNSTNGSVAIWVMNGTTVTSTGFPGSAPTAWVIQAVGDVNGDGKADLIWRNSSNGNTAIWLMNGTAMASVAFPGGVPLNWQIAGTGDVTGDGKADVIWRNGSNGAVAVWVMNGITVTGTGFPGSTSTNWKIEGVGDFNGDGKADFIWKNDTSDILAIWLMNGTSIASSKVLGGIASAWKIEQVGDINGDGESGRGLEKYDYRGGESLADEWSSPDWNRLSGYSFPLLGHSTLE
- a CDS encoding HEAT repeat domain-containing protein codes for the protein MSTLFTPLFVFWQIVGGISCLLGLSSPSWAQQTPLEAHPVHPLITAQVLVVETIALTERGLQDSTAITKTVTDRLAETGFTIVSTPEEPHDAVIRVKCEERQTFTGPSQHRNTGPALTSRLWKGPACHISYRYGEQFPPWSWDVHTPFEDTSEAAEIAGASNTGTFAMTALNTRLQQDDFPLYLVAEWEQVDRLLMLFQKSSDNIDRQTTILKLLGTLPSDQAFETLKQALTDPALTPTALLALGQQGEKAIPALASFLESSTNPDHRLAAIQALGVIATQSNAPALFTQFMKALDTEEPKIQTEAVKGLGNLADRRAIQPLEKLNLKSWTNPSTSPDMMALRKMLSWSLWQLSPSAHTAE